A single genomic interval of Sebastes umbrosus isolate fSebUmb1 chromosome 11, fSebUmb1.pri, whole genome shotgun sequence harbors:
- the selenbp1 gene encoding LOW QUALITY PROTEIN: methanethiol oxidase (The sequence of the model RefSeq protein was modified relative to this genomic sequence to represent the inferred CDS: deleted 1 base in 1 codon): MAAESHFTAAQEGIKASCSGCGPGYRSPLDAMKGRREEIVYLPCIYRNTEILKPDYLATVDVDPKSSTYCQVIHRLPMPNLRDELHHSGWNACSSCFGDTTKKRNRLILPSLISSRVYVVDVGTDPRAPQMHKIVEPVDLYWKCGLANPHTTHCLGNGQIMISCIGDPSGNGKGGFVLLDGETFEVVGNWENPGDAVPFGYDFWYQPRHNVMISTEWGAPKALADGFNPAHVKDGLYGSSIHVWDWTTHKKLQTLDLGEEGAIPLEVRFLHDPDATEGYVGCALQSIVFRFYKTPKGDWAAEKVISVPSKKVEGWALPEMPGLITDILISLDDRYLYFSNWLHGDIRQYDITDRKNPRLVGQVFLGGSIVSDGPVRVLEDPENQPQPPPRIIQGRRVHGAPQMLQLSLDGRRLYVTTSLYSGWDKQFYPNMNKEGSVMMQVDVDSVRGGLSLNENFLVDFGKEPDGPALAHELRYPGGDCTSDIWL, translated from the exons CCAGCTGTTCAGGATGTGGACCAGGATACCGCAGCCCACTGGACGCCATGAAAG GTCGTCGGGAGGAGATCGTCTACCTGCCCTGTATTTACCGCAACACTGAAATCCTAAAACCCGACTACCTCGCCACCGTCGACGTCGACCCGAAGTCCTCCACCTACTGTCAG GTCATCCACCGGCTGCCGATGCCGAACCTTCGTGACGAGCTGCATCACTCCGGCTGGAACGCCTGCAGCAGCTGCTTCGGCGACACCACCAAGAAAAGAAACCGTCTGATTCTCCCGTCGCTCATCTCCTCCAGAGTCTACGTGGTCGATGTCGGGACCGATCCCAGAGCGCCACAGATGCACAAG ATAGTGGAACCTGTCGATCTGTACTGGAAGTGCGGCCTGGCGAATCCTCACACCACCCACTGTCTGGGCAACGGTCAGATCATGATCAGCTGTATCGGAGACCCGTCCGGCAACGGCAAAG GTGGTTTTGTCCTGCTGGACGGTGAGACGTTCGAGGTGGTCGGTAACTGGGAAAACCCGGGTGATGCAGTGCCCTTTGGATACGACTTCTGGTACCAACCTCGACACAACGTGATGATCAGCACTGAATGGGGCGCACCCAAAGCTCTGGCTGACGGTTTTAATCCCGCCCACGTCAAAGATG GACTCTACGGTAGCTCCATCCACGTTTGGGACTGGACCACCCACAAGAAGCTGCAGACACTCGATCTGGGTGAGGAGGGTGCTATTCCCCTCGAGGTCCGGTTCCTCCATGACCCCGATGCCACCGAGGGCTACGTGGGATGTGCTCTGCAGTCTATAGTCTTCAGATTCTACAAAACACCA AAGGGAGACTGGGCTGCAGAGAAGGTGATCAGTGTTCCCAGTAAGAAGGTAGAGGGATGGGCGCTACCTGAGATGCCTG GTCTGATCACAGACATCCTGATCTCGTTGGATGACCGTTATCTCTACTTCAGTAATTGGCTCCACGGTGACATCAGACAGTATGACATCACAGACAGGAAGAACCCACGATTGGTCGGCCAG GTGTTTCTGGGAGGAAGTATTGTTAGTGACGGTCCAGTCAGAGTCCTGGAAGACCCGGAGAACCAGCCACAG CCCCCCCCACGCATCATCCAG gggAGGCGTGTCCATGGAGCTCCTCAGATGTTACAGTTGAGTTTAGACGGTCGGAGACTTTATGTGACGACGTCTCTGTACAGCGGCTGGGACAAACAGTTCTACCCCAACATGAACAA AGAGGGGTCCGTGATGATGCAGGTTGATGTGGACTCTGTTCGTGGAGGTCTCTCCCTTAATGAAAACTTCCTGGTGGATTTCGGGAAAGAACCCGACGGTCCGGCTCTCGCTCACGAGCTCCGATATCCTGGAGGCGACTGTACGTCTGACATCTGGCTCTAG